From a region of the Mercurialis annua linkage group LG1-X, ddMerAnnu1.2, whole genome shotgun sequence genome:
- the LOC126665087 gene encoding flavonol synthase/flavanone 3-hydroxylase-like, with protein MEIQRVQDIASSFKDAIPEAFIRSENEQPAITTVHGVKLEVPVIDMADPDQEKVKNSIIEASEKWGMFQIINHGIASESISELQRVGKEFFELPQEEKEKYAKKAGGKEGYGTLLQKEMEGKKGWVDHLFHNIWPPSAINYNFWPKTPPSYRETNEKYVKELHEVVDKLFKTLSLGLGLEENEIKEAVGGDDLIYLLKINYYPPCPRPDLALGVVAHTDMSSITILVPNDVQGLQASRDGKWYDVNYIPNALVIHIGDQLEILSNGKYTSVLHRTTVNKEKTRMSWPVFLEPPSDFVVGPHPKLVNEDNPAKYKTKKYGDYCYCKLNKIPQ; from the exons ATGGAGATACAAAGAGTTCAAGACATAGCTTCTTCATTCAAAGACGCAATACCAGAAGCTTTTATCAGATCAGAGAATGAACAGCCGGCAATCACAACCGTTCACGGCGTCAAACTTGAGGTTCCGGTGATTGATATGGCCGACCCAGATCAAGAAAAGGTGAAGAATTCAATTATTGAGGCTAGCGAGAAATGGGGAATGTTTCAAATTATTAACCATGGGATTGCTAGTGAAAGTATAAGCGAGTTACAGAGAGTTGGTAAGGAGTTTTTTGAGCTTCCAcaggaagaaaaagaaaaatatgcaAAGAAAGCTGGTGGTAAAGAAGGATATGGAACACTTCTTCAGAAAGAAATGGAAGGAAAAAAAGGCTGGGTGgatcatttgtttcataacatttggcctCCTTCTGCTATTAACTACAATTTTTGGCCTAAAACTCCTCCTTCTTACag GGAGACGAATGAGAAGTATGTAAAAGAGCTACATGAGGTGGTAGACAAACTCTTTAAGACCTTGTCGTTAGGATTAGGGCTTGAAGAGAATGAAATAAAGGAAGCTGTAGGTGGCGATGATTTGATTTATCTTctgaaaataaactactatcCGCCGTGCCCGCGGCCGGATTTGGCATTAGGAGTGGTGGCTCATACAGACATGAGCAGCATCACCATTCTTGTGCCTAATGATGTACAAGGTCTTCAAGCTTCTAGAGATGGCAAATGGTACGATGTCAATTACATCCCCAATGCCCTAGTCATCCACATTGGCGACCAGCTTGAG ATTTTGAGCAATGGAAAGTACACGAGTGTGCTACATAGAACAACGGTGAACAAAGAGAAGACAAGAATGTCATGGCCAGTGTTCTTGGAACCACCCTCAGATTTTGTGGTCGGACCTCATCCCAAGCTTGTCAATGAAGACAATCCAGCGAAATATAAGACCAAGAAATACGGCGATTATTGTTATTGCAAGTTAAACAAGATTCCTCAATAA
- the LOC126661524 gene encoding uncharacterized protein LOC126661524 encodes MKGVAGGPLLCIGDLLSDLDEKHHQQQESLEKDSVSSSSLNIDSNLDLTKLFQEHYTHLNSALSGTDHSWTALTLKLCTSLETANELIQSTNSNVMLLSERVQELEKVVKRGDSAVAAAKAIHVSLNQKGGSFSRSQNSQ; translated from the exons atgaaGGGGGTAGCAGGAGGGCCGTTGCTGTGCATAGGAGATTTACTAAGTGATCTTGATGAGAAACACCATCAACAACAAGAATCACTTGAAAAAGATtcagtttcttcttcttctttaaacATTGATTCCAATTTGGATCTCACCAAGCTTTTCCAG GAACACTACACCCACTTGAATAGTGCACTTTCCGGAACGGATCATTCCTGGACAGCTCTCACTCTGAAG TTATGTACCTCTCTGGAAACTGCAAACGAGTTGATCCAGTCTACCAATTCAAATGTCATGTTGCTATCTGAAAGAGTTCAAGAGCTTGAGAAAGTTGTCAAGCGTGGAGACTCTGCTGTTGCAGCTGCGAAGGCTATTCATGTTTCTCTAAACCAAAAGGGAGGTTCGTTTAGTCGCAGTCAAAATTCCCAGTAG
- the LOC126664801 gene encoding flavonol synthase 1-like: MEVKRVQALANVGLEELPPQFVRSADERPENTKAIEGLPVPVISMSMPHDDLVNELYNACSRWGFCLVTDHGVPIPLIQKLKEVGQQFFALPQEEKEAYANDPINGKFEGYGTKMTRNDDEKIEWIDYFFHVIAPLSRVNYDMWPKSPSYREVTEEYKKEIERITDEILKLLSKGLGLEENVLKSRLGGEKIEMEMKINMYPPCPQPQLALGVEPHTDMSALTILVPNHVPGLHLWNDGHWVAVNYLPNALFIHVGDQLQILSNGKYKSVLHRSVVNKERMRMSWAVFIAPPHEASIGPIPELVDDRDPPKYSTKTFAEFRYRKFNKLPQ; encoded by the exons ATGGAAGTAAAAAGAGTGCAAGCATTAGCCAATGTCGGACTTGAAGAACTTCCACCGCAATTTGTCCGATCTGCCGATGAACGGCCGGAGAATACTAAAGCTATAGAAGGGCTCCCAGTGCCTGTGATCTCCATGTCCATGCCACATGATGATCTTGTCAATGAACTGTATAATGCATGTAGCCGTTGGGGTTTCTGTCTCGTAACGGATCACGGTGTACCGATACCGTTGATTCAAAAATTGAAAGAAGTTGGTCAGCAATTTTTTGCATTGCCACAAGAGGAAAAGGAGGCATATGCTAATGATCCTATTAATGGAAAATTTGAAGGTTATGGTACAAAGATGACTAGGAATGATGATGAGAAAATTGAATggattgattatttttttcatgttATTGCTCCTCTTTCCAGAGTTAATTATGATATGTGGCCTAAAAGTCCTTCTTATCG GGAAGTGACAGAAGAATACAAGAAGGAGATAGAGCGAATAACAGATGAAATACTGAAGCTGCTATCCAAAGGACTAGGTTTGGAAGAAAATGTTCTGAAATCCCGTTTGGGAGGTGAGAAAATAGAGAtggaaatgaaaataaatatgtatCCGCCATGCCCGCAACCTCAACTAGCTCTTGGAGTTGAACCTCATACAGACATGTCTGCTCTTACCATTCTTGTTCCAAACCATGTTCCAGGCCTTCACCTTTGGAATGATGGCCACTGGGTTGCTGTTAATTACTTGCCTAATGCACTCTTCATCCATGTTGGAGACCAGCTTCAG ATACTGAGTAATGGAAAATACAAGAGTGTTCTTCACAGGAGTGTGGTGAATAAGGAAAGGATGCGTATGTCATGGGCAGTGTTTATCGCACCTCCACACGAGGCATCGATCGGACCTATTCCAGAACTCGTGGATGATCGGGATCCACCGAAATATTCAACCAAAACTTTTGCAGAGTTCCGATACAGGAAGTTCAATAAGCTCCCtcagtaa
- the LOC126665086 gene encoding uncharacterized protein LOC126665086, with translation MAMTSHESLSLSHSNNGSQHDLEASVDDNSMQSNKFWSRYFTIFNTSKSAVSPIQQQFLHPLPIDAIDIKQEKDSTDSAVMLPQILDHISCFVHLSVFGILGVLSRYLLRKLFGPSLTGVTSDSYPLYLDLPCNMVGPFLMGWLGVVFRREIGNVSDDLGVGLTIGYLGSLSSFSGWNQKMLILIVNDHLVFAAVGYLIGFFLSAYSIKFGIGTAKCFKSLLKLSNETETETNNKSRVVSSKRQLAAMVLFLAILWCASGIMLNKGLSSGSSESQLWVACLVAAPGVWIRWALARFNGRGFGKTKSLNWLPYGTLIANLSSVCVMAALAVLKKQVQGKTCDDIITGIQLGFLGCLSSVSALIAEYNEMEESNKIWRAYAYALTTLLLSFALGILIYCIPIWTM, from the exons ATGGCTATGACAAGTCACGAGTCTCTGAGTTTATCTCACAGTAACAATGGAAGCCAACATGATCTAGAGGCAAGTGTAGATGATAACTCAATGCAATCAAATAAATTCTGGTCCCGTTATTTCACAATCTTCAATACATCAAAATCTGCTGTTTCACCAATCCAACAACAATTCTTACATCCTCTTCCAATTGATGCGATTGACATCAAACAA GAGAAGGACTCGACGGACTCAGCAGTGATGTTGCCACAAATATTGGATCATATATCATGTTTTGTACATCTATCAGTTTTTGGGATTCTTGGG GTTTTATCAAGATACTTGCTACGCAAACTTTTTGGGCCTAGCCTTACTGGTGTAACAAGTGATAGCTATCCTTTATATCTTGACCTTCCTTGCAATATG GTTGGACCTTTCTTGATGGGATGGTTGGGTGTGGTATTCAGAAGAGAGATTGGGAATGTGTCTGATGATTTGGGCGTGGGATTAACAATTGGATACCTGGGAAGTCTCTCATCTTTCAGTGGTTGGAATCAGAAAATGCTTATTCTCATTGTTAATGATCATTTGGTGTTTGCCGCAGTTGGCTATCTCATAG GTTTCTTTCTATCGGCATATTCTATAAAATTTGGGATTGGGACTGCTAAATGTTTCAAGTCACTTCTCAAACTATCAAATGAAACTGAAACTGAAACCAACAACAAGAGCAGAGTGGTCAGCTCCAAGCGTCAATTGGCAGCTATGGTTCTATTTCTAGCCATTTTATGGTGTGCAAGTGGAATTATGCTCAACAAGGGGTTAAGCAGCGGCAGCAGTGAGTCCCAATTATGGGTGGCTTGCTTGGTTGCAGCTCCAGGTGTGTGGATCAGGTGGGCCTTGGCTCGATTTAACGGACGGGGTTTCGGAAAAACAAAGTCTCTCAATTGGCTCCCTTATGGTACTCTAATTGCCAATCTTTCTTCTGTTTGTGTCATGGCAGCGCTTGCCGTCTTAAAAAAACAG GTACAAGGGAAGACATGCGATGACATAATAACAGGCATTCAATTGGGATTTTTAGGATGTCTGAGTAGTGTTTCGGCATTAATCGCAGAGTACAATGAAATGGAAGAAAGTAATAAAATTTGGAGAGCTTATGCTTATGCTCTAACTACACTGCTCCTCTCTTTTGCCTTGGGAATTCTCATATACTGCATTCCCATTTGGACAATGTAG
- the LOC126661544 gene encoding uncharacterized protein LOC126661544, with amino-acid sequence MAAQENVKHLEDCSVANALGTWFFSVAGALIAIPVGIKKKSLAPLVFFGTTGTMLDIIMGISQCEREHAERQAQLLEAQNSPANASSSETS; translated from the exons ATGGCAGCGCAGGAGAATGTTAAGCATCTTGAAGACTGTTCAGTTGCCAA CGCATTAGGGACATGGTTTTTCTCAGTAGCGGGCGCATTGATAGCGATTCCAGTAGGCATAAAGAAGAAATCACTGGCACCACTTGTATTCTTCGGCACAACAGGGACGATGCTTGATATTATCATGGGTATCAGTCAATGTGAAAGAGAGCATGCAGAACGCCAAGCACAGCTATTAGAAGCCCAAAATTCACCAGCTAATGCATCATCTTCAGAAACCTCTTGA
- the LOC126673293 gene encoding G-type lectin S-receptor-like serine/threonine-protein kinase At5g35370 encodes MKGFCAQDRQRLLVYEYMNRGSLDRTLFGSGPVIKWQERFDIALGTARGLAYLHSGCDHKIIHCDVKPDNILLHDHFQAKLSDFGLSKLLSPEQSSLFTTMRGTRGYLAPEWLTNSAISEKTDVYSYRMVLLELVSGRKNCSTRSQSHSKDNSNSGGGQSTSSSVSKLTYFPLFALEMHEQGKYLELADPRLEGRVTSEEVEKLVCISLCCVHEEPSLRPNMVSVVGMLEGGIAFVQPKVELLNFLRFYGRRFTEASMIEDDNGHSNIVVFPGASNSASSTSDYHPCFSYISSQEVSGHR; translated from the coding sequence ATGAAAGGATTTTGTGCCCAGGATAGACAACGCCTTTTGGTTTACGAGTATATGAATCGTGGCTCATTGGATAGGACCCTCTTTGGCAGTGGGCCTGTTATAAAATGGCAAGAGAGGTTTGATATAGCACTCGGAACTGCACGCGGGCTGGCATACTTGCATTCTGGGTGTGACCATAAGATTATCCACTGTGATGTCAAACCAGATAACATTCTTTTGCACGACCACTTTCAGGCCAAGTTATCTGATTTCGGTCTCTCAAAGCTTCTAAGCCCCGAACAGTCGAGCTTATTCACAACTATGAGGGGCACTCGTGGCTATCTTGCCCCGGAATGGCTAACAAACTCGGCGATTTCAGAAAAAACCGATGTTTACAGCTACAGAATGGTGCTTCTTGAACTTGTCAGTGGAAGGAAAAATTGCTCAACCCGATCTCAAAGCCATAGCAAAGACAACAGTAACAGTGGTGGTGGCCAATCAACATCATCATCAGTATCAAAACTGACTTATTTCCCATTATTTGCATTAGAGATGCATGAGCAAGGGAAGTACCTAGAGCTTGCTGATCCAAGGCTAGAGGGAAGGGTAACAAGTGAAGAGGTTGAGAAATTAGTGTGCATTTCTCTGTGTTGTGTGCACGAGGAGCCATCATTGAGACCCAATATGGTTAGTGTTGTTGGGATGTTAGAAGGCGGTATAGCTTTCGTTCAACCGAAAGTAGAGTTGCTGAATTTCTTGCGATTTTATGGGCGTAGATTTACCGAGGCTTCCATGATAGAGGATGATAATGGGCATAGCAACATTGTGGTTTTTCCAGGAGCAAGCAATTCTGCCTCAAGCACAAGTGACTACCATCCTTGTTTCTCCTATATCTCTTCGCAGGAGGTCTCCGGCCACAGATAG
- the LOC126672799 gene encoding uncharacterized protein LOC126672799 has protein sequence MAYVERGVVKSKRSIWRLRTITDFFWAIINFIGVFFSTMFSMEKSDAYRKGSGSGKKWDGGPGGPGSGPYGGGPRGPPRGLDNVRGIDHSSLPACGSCCG, from the exons ATGGCTTACGTTGAGCGAG GTGTTGTGAAATCAAAGCGATCTATATGGCGATTGAGAACTATTACTGATTTCTTCTGGGCGATTATTAATTTCATAGGCGTGTTCTTTTCTACGATGTTCTCG ATGGAAAAGTCGGATGCTTACAGGAAGGGATCTGGTTCTGGCAAGAAATGGGACGGTGGACCAGGAGGGCCTGGAAGCGGACCGTATGGTGGTGGTCCACGGGGTCCTCCTCGAGGTTTAGATAATGTTCGAGGAATTGACCATA GTTCATTACCTGCTTGTGGATCCTGCTGCGGCTAA
- the LOC126661516 gene encoding uncharacterized protein LOC126661516, with protein sequence MTSAIGWYGPLIDLSKASAHIGDLVQLLVFIHRCTPLQYKLSKRGEVLRTDIQVGDDTLPYFSVSLWQKQMSSLAVTGDVVLLQNVKITKFGGIVDGTTVQFSSLQCLIHPYESLLSKGVDDLTRECRVGNTAMEKLVKVVKWVQRIGSSFYNIGSNSFQKNIHLPRNWKVQEQTEAQELFLLSEVLRLRNSCKVVFNASVGEIFLPITWRVLGDSEKENMFVSRIITKVGKSNLVEDITCVGCQLCGSPLDLENRSELKKNSIPLFCSKSSDHFHAVGLIYRPFMLYVWDESEYLPLLVRNKAAELLFGNIKAEKIYSCYIGQNQNQNCQQDHNCKVIISKASGKAATVSCSSGLDDRQVKQGVEDDKNINFHLVWLILVKLLLQQGKNSPLKFEVNVNTSLEGENEKFEMVSVSIPCIKTNGSLCYP encoded by the exons ATGACATCAGCTATAGGATGGTACGGACCATTAATCGATCTTTCTAAAGCATCTGCTCACATCGGCGACTTAGTACAGCTTCTCGTTTTCATTCACCGCTGCACTCCTCTTCAG tataaattatcaaaaagaggTGAAGTATTAAGGACAGACATTCAGGTTGGCGATGATACGCTGCCGTATTTCTCAGTCTCCTTATGGCAAAAGCAAATGTCATCTTTGGCTGTTACCGGTGATGTCGTTTTGCTGCAGA ATGTGAAGATCACTAAATTTGGGGGTATTGTTGATGGCACAACTGTCCAGTTTTCTTCTTTACAATGTTTGATACATCCTTATGAATCACTTCTTTCAAAAG gTGTAGATGACTTAACTCGGGAATGTCGGGTAGGAAATACTGCAATGGAGAAGCTTGTCAAAGTAGTTAAATGGGTTCAGCGCATTGGTTCTTCTTTTTACAACATTGGCTCTAATAGTTTTCAG AAAAACATACATCTTCCAAGGAACTGGAAAGTACAAGAACAGACAGAAGCACAAGAACTTTTCCTGCTTTCAGAAGTATTGCGCCTAAGGAACTCATGTAAGGTTGTATTCAATGCATCTGTTGGCGAAATTTTCTTACCAATTACATGGAGAGTACTGGGTGATTCTGAGAAGGAAAACATGTTTGTTAGCAGGATAATAACCAAGGTTGGAAAGAGTAATTTGGTTGAAGATATTACTTGTGTTGGGTGTCAGTTATGTGGTTCTCCTTTGGATTTGGAGAACAG GTCTGAGTTGAAGAAAAACTCGATTCCACTCTTTTGCTCGAAAAGCTCAGATCATTTTCATGCAGTAGGCTTGATATACAGGCCTTTTATG TTATATGTGTGGGATGAATCAGAATACCTACCACTACTTGTAAGAAACAAGGCTGCCGAGCTGCTATTCGGGAACATCAAAGCCGAAAAAATCTACTCTTGCTACATAGGGCAAAACCAGAACCAAAACTGTCAGCAAGACCATAATTGTAAAGTAATTATTTCTAAAGCTTCTGGGAAAGCAGCTACCGTTTCTTGCTCATCAGGTCTAGATGACAGACAAGTCAAGCAGGGAGTTGAAGATGATAAAAACATCAACTTCCACTTGGTTTGGTTAATTCTTGTGAAGTTGCTATTGCAGCAAGGGAAGAATAGTCCACTGAAATTTGAAGTAAATGTGAATACGAGTCTAGAGGGTGAAAATGAGAAGTTTGAGATGGTTTCTGTTTCAATTCCATGTATCAAAACCAATGGTTCCTTGTGTTATCCATAG